GCCTGGCCAGTGGAGTGGGAGGGAGATTAGTTTATCAGAAGTGAGATTTCTTTAGGGTCAGGGTGAGTGAGTCTTCAGGAATTGAATCAGGGATACCATCACGTATGGAGCCTGTAAAGCATCTCACAGTATTTCAGTGAGGTATAGATACCATCCCGACTTGATAGATGGGAAAAGCAAGTCTACACCCCACACTTAGGAAGTGCTGGAGCTGGGGTTTAACCTAGGACTGCCCGAATCCAGACCCCTTGCTTTTCACCACCATAGTATTGGCTGGGCGGGAACTGTCAGGGCCTGGAGTTGATTGGTGGGGGCTCTTGTTCCTGGGTCCTTCTGTtcccagaaaggagaggagatttCTCACCATCACCTGCCTTACCCACAGGTATCCTCGGTTCCCCATCCCAGGAGGACCTGAATTGTATCATCAACATGAAGGCTCGAAACTACCTACAGTCTCTGCCCTCTAAGACCAAGGTGGCCTGGGCCAAGCTTTTCCCCAAGTCAGACTCCAAAGGTGAGAGAAACATGGGGGCTGATGTGGGATAAAAACTAGGTGCACAGGAGGGTACGTGAGCCCAACAGCTGCCTGAGTAGACAAACCCCTGGGCATGGAGAAACAAAGTAATGCCTCTGGGAGCTCCTCTGGCCTTCCCTTTGACCCCTGACTCCTGCCCTTCACTAGCCCTTGACCTGCTGGACCGGATGTTGACCTTTAACCCCAACAAACGGATCACAGTGGAGGAAGCGCTGGCTCACCCCTACCTGGAGCAGTACTATGACCCAACGGATGAGGTGGGTCAGCCAccaggagcagggctggcagATAGGTGGATGGGTAGGCACCCTCAGTACCTGGCCTGAGCCTTACTTCTTTGCCACCCCAGCCAGTGGCGGAAGAACCTTTCACCTTTGACATGGAGCTGGATGATCTACCAAAGGAGCGGCTGAAGGAGCTCATCTTCCAGGAAACAGCCCGCTTCCAGCCTGGGGTGCTGGAGGCCCCCTAACCTAGACAGATGCCTCTGCTCCCTGGGGCCTGGTGAGTGCTCCCCACCGCCCACGCACAGATTCACCCTGATACCAGGGTCCCCAACACGTCTCCATACAGTCACAAGCTTGCTCACGCCCACGATCCATGTGTATGGTGGCAACAGAAGGGCCCAGAGCCTGCCCAGGCCACAGACCTGAGGTCCGCCAGTTCTTCATGTCCTTTCTCCTCTATCTCAGCCCCAAATGTCTCCCGCCTGTTAACACCCTGCATCCTCCAGCCCCAATAGCCATTGCAGACCCTCGGAGGTCACTGAGGGCCCCTCTCACCTGTCTGAGGAACAGAGCCAGATTTTGGCTCTCCCAGTATGGGCAGAGAGGCAGGTGGGGCAGTCATTGTTGTGGGAGGAGCCAGCAGCACCCAGCCTGACCCAGATGCTTTTTCACACCTGGTGCCCAGGTCAGCAGTTCACATACCTTTGGGGGACCCTGCTGTGCCTGCACCCACCCACACtgccctcttttcctcctctagtCTCCTCTCTGTCTTTGGCCAGCTGTGGCCTGCTAGAAGGAAGGCAGacacacctgggttcaaaccctagTTCTGACACTTGATAAGAGCTCCATGATATTGTACAAGACAcctcacctctctctgcctctgtttcctggagacagTCTTGATAAGGAGAGCAAACACAGAGCACTAAGCATTGTTCTAAGAGGTtgacatgtattaactcatttaattcttatagcaGTACCTTGAGATAGGTACTAATGtcatccccatttacagataaggaaaccgagacACATCCCACTTacctgtgaggatgaaatgagaaatcTGAGGTCAGGGCTCTGGCAGGTCCTCCTGTGGGTGCTAATGTTCCTTTCCGGCCTGCCTTTTTGTTTAGGCCCTGCCTCCTGACTGTCCCTCCCCTGCCGGACTGTTAGAAAATGGACACTGCGCCCAGCCCAGACCCCGGCAGCCCAGGTCAGGGCAGAGGGTgggcctggccccctccccttGCTTTGCTCAGGCCTCCCACTTCAGGCAGGCCAGGGTTCCCTCCATCCCCCCCACTCCCAGGACCTGAGAGGCTCAGGTGGCCCCAAAGCAATTCCCCTCTGCTGCTCTGCCTTCGTCTACCCCAGCTATCCCAGTCTCTGGTACTTCTGGAATCACACAGCTCTGGCTGCCCCGGGACCTACTGAGGGGCAGTGGGGGATGGGGAATGAGGGACACTGAGTAGGGATTCAGGGCAAACCCTGCCTGACTCACCTCATTAAAACCCCACCCCATTTTCCTTGAAGGAACATTCCTAAGACTCAAGGATTAGTATCCCTGAGGAGTAGGGCCTGGACCTGAACCCCTTTCCCGAAGCTGCCCCATCTAACACTCCCCGCTGCTTCTGTGTGTGGGTGAACAGAAGTGGAGATGGGGGCCCGTGGAGAGCCCAgtgcccctgcccaccccctgtGCCTGtatctaatatataaatatagagatGTGGATGATGGCCTTGGCTCTTTCTGTGTTCGCCGATGCCCTGACCCTAACCATTGCTGCTTTGAGGACTGACTCTCTGGGCCAGCTGCTTCCCGTCTGTGGCTTCACCCAGCCCTAGTTACCTTTGGCTCCCCAGTTGGCTAGGGTTGAGGATGGCGGTGTAAGGAGCTCCAGACTCCTGGACAGAGTGGAGTCAATTTTCCCTTTAGTCACTGTTTTCTCCCCTCTCTGATGGCTTCCCGTCTAACAGGCTGAGGGTGATTTGGGGTTGACTCAGGGGCACCTtacacccccccccccgcatTTTCTGGAAATGGCAAGGGGCAGTGTGTTGTATACTCTGGCCACACACACCAGTGGGAGGGGGAATGTTATGGCAGATCTGGTGTTGGGGGACTTGATTGCCCACTGTGGCCAAGGACAGAGGGGTGCTGGGATCTATGAAGGGTCTCGGGGTATGAGGGCCACAGCTGCCTggcctctgctcctgcctctaCCCCATCCCCAGCTGAGCCCTGCAGCCtggccccaggccagcagcaggcTCAGCAGGTCCCAGGGGCGTGGTAGCAGCCAGCGGTGGAGCCAGCCTATATCGGCAAGGCAGTCAGAGAGGCAGCATAGTCCATCGGGAACAGCTGAGCTCACTGCAGTCAGTGCCTGGAGAGGAAGCATGGCCATGAGCCCTCTGCTGTACTACGCCTTGCCTGCCCTGGGCAGCTATGTTGTGATCTCCATGTTCTTCCTGCGCCGGCCTCACCTGCTGCACACACCCTGGGTCCCAGCCTTCTTTCCCCGCCTAGGGGCCCACCGGGGAGGTAAGCTGGGCAGGGGTAGGATGAGAGGGTAGCGGCTACTGAAGGTGGAGTGATGATAGCAAGACAGGAGCCACGGTAGACAGCAGGTCCAGGGGGTGGGATGTTAGAGGGCAGAGACCAAGGTCGGAGTGGAGCAGGGTGGTGGAGCAGGATGTAGAATGGGAAAGAAGTTCAACTTGGGCTGACTAGGGGTgatgaggcaggggtgggggaaggagggaggccaggCCCCAGGGACCCACCCCAGCTGCCCCACACAGGATCTGGAGAGCGGCTGGAGAACACCATGGAGGCCATGGAGAAGTGAGTGCACCTGCCTGGCCCAGCTGCCGGGTAAGGTTGTGCTAGTTGAACACTACATGACACCAAAGGGTGCCATTCACTTCCTAGTCTGAGTGACTGGAGCTCCCTGGAGGTGTGTGGTGTACAGCCTGCACATCCCACCTTGAACTCTGCCCCAcgctccccaaacctccccaccACCCCACGGTCTGGCCCGtccccatccccctcccaccACTGACCTTCGCTCCCTTAGCTCCGTGGCCCAGCGAGCAGACCTCCTGGAGCTCGACTGCCAGCTGACACGGGATGGCGTAGTGGTGGTATCGCATGATGAGAACCTGTCCCGCCAGTCAGGTGTAAATAGGGATGTGGGCAGCCTGGACTTTGAGGTGAGCCCTGCCCTCACTGTACCCAGAGAGCCACCACGCCTCCATGCGTGCGTCCTGGTGACATGCTCCCTGCTTTCCCCAGGAGCTGCCCCTCTACAAGGAAGAGCTGGAAGTGTACTTCTCACCAGGTGAGACCATGGGCTGTGAGCCCAGGGCTGAGCCAGCCCCACTGGGGTCATGGCGTCAACCTCTTGCCCTCTCTTCTCTGGGACTTGCCCCCCTCCCTCTGGGTTCCCACCCTTATCCCACCAATCCTTTTCTGATCCCTATTTCTACAACCCCCCAGGCCACTTTGCACATGGGTCAGACCGGCATATGACACGTCTGGAGGACGTGTTCCAGAGGTTCCCTCGGATGCCCATGAGCTTGGAGGTCAAAGGGGAAAATGTAGAGCTCATTCACAAGGTGGTGCTGCAGACAGGAGCGGGCGGGGCTCAGGGCTGGAGAGAAGCCTGACTCTCCCCTtggtttcctcctcctcctcccagataGCAGGCCTGGTGACGCGATTTGACCGCTGTGAAATCACCATCTGGGCCTCGGAGAAGAGTTCAATTATGAAGAAGTGCAGGGCTGCCGTGAGTCCCtgttccctccctgctccccacctccccccagcctcAGAGGCCTaggctgggaggggcctgggcgTTCTGGAGGAACTGGCCCTGTGTAGGGTCTCCGAGAGTAGGATTGGGAGAAGTGGGGTGGTGGGGAAAGTGTGTGAGCAGAGGCCTGCTGGTGGGCACGGGCAAGTGCACTTAGGCCCAGAATACCCGGCCCAGACGGGGCTCTGATCCTGCACATGGTTGGGCTTCCTGAATGTCTAAAACTGTTTCCCCTGAAGGCCAagcctctcctctgcttcctcaggAGAGACTgatcccccttcttccttccccttgcCTCCCAGAACCCCGAGATGCCGTTCTCCTTCACAATAAGCCGAGGATTCCGGTTGCTGCTGCTCTATTACCTGGGGCTGCTGCCCTTCATCCCAATCCCTGAGAGGTTCCTCATCTGCTTCTTGCCTACCATCATCAACAGGTACCCACAGGGCCCCGTCTCCCTTCTTCATCCCCTCCCAGACCTCTGGCTGTTTCTGGCTTCAGAAAAACACCCACCACCTCAAACCCCATTGGACAGGGTCCCTTTTGGAACGGGAGACCCAGTGTCCCCAGCTCCCTGGCTACCCTCAAGGATAACCCCCAGGGTACTTTGAAGACACTGGTTCTCACCCAGCATTCATGAATACTAAGGGGGCCATGAACCCCCTGTAATTCTATGAAAATGTGTGTTGATGTGGATGGAGTTTTGGGACAGAGttattattcatccattcatctgacaaatatttattgaatgcctattctGTTCCAGGTGGAGTTACACTAGTAAATAAGACCAGTGTGGGTGGGGTAAGACGCTCTGTGAACTTACAGTCTGGCAGGGGAGACAGCTATTAATTAATTATAGCATCACTCGGATTctcaaaaggaaaagcaagcatTTTCTGCTGGAAGACAAGGATTAACAAAGTAACAGCTGGGTCAAGTATCAGGAATTTGGATACTTCGCCAGCTCTCAGGCCTGGCTCCTCCCTTTGCTTTCTGAGAACTCTATGGCCGCCCCCAGCGCTTTCTGCTCCCCTCTGTTGTCCTTGCTAGTCCCAACAATCCCTTGCTACCAAGACATCATTGTACTACAAAATTTTGTatacataacttttttttttttgaggaagattagccctgagctaacatctgccgccaatcctcctctttttgctgaggaagactggccctgagctcacatccgtgcccatcttcctctactttatatgcgggatgcctaccacagcatagcttgatgagcggtgccatgtccgcacccaggatccaaactggcgaaccccgggccaccaaagtagagtatgcaaacttaaccgctgcgcctccaggccggcccctacGTAACTTTTTATACATGGTTTACAAAGTGTTTTTACATCCTTTAGTTTATTGGAGTTTTACCTTGTAGCACCCCCAGGATACAGGAATCATGACCGCCATAGTACCATGGAGAatgggaggctcagagaggttctgtaatttgtccaaggtcacacagcaaagccTGCCCTTGGACATTGTAAAGGGCCTCTAAAGTCACCCCTGGAGTGGGACAGTTTGGGGCAAGTAGCCAATCCGTTAAACACTGTCTGGTCTCAGAAAGCTGGACCAGCCCAACCAGGAAGATTCCATGTCCAGCTTGGGAATCAAGCTGGGTGCTGGTGGTCCTGGCCCACTATGGATttggtgtgtgaccttgggcaagtcactttagctctcaaagactcagttttctcttctgtaaaatggtgagGCAAGGGGCACACCTTCAAAGCATGGAGTCAAGGGTATGGGAGTAGGATCTCACTGCACAATGGGTGAATTGTCCTCTGGGAAACTGTGAAGGCTCTTCTAGAGGGGGCAGGGTTATACTAGTCGGGGTCACtgccaccccacccacccctgtGACCGAGAGACCCCCAAGGGGCTGACTACAACACCACCTCTCCACAGGACCTACTTCCCATTTTCCTCCCCTGGGCTGAACCAGCTGGCTGCCGTGCTTTCCAAATGGTGAGGTGGGCGAGAAGGTTGGGTGGAGTGTCCCCACAAGCCCTGCCACTGCCCTTCTCCTTGGTCCCCTCTCATCATGGTCTTtgccacccctctccccaccaggttCATCATGAGGAAAAGTCTGATCCAACACCTGGAGCAGCGAGGGGTGCAGGTAATGCTTGCCGCCCCCCGTAAGTGCGCGGTTCAGCACGGGCCTAGCACAGCATTCCAATCatagctctgccactgactagctgggGCAGTTGGGGAGGTCACcttctgagtcttggtttctttgtctgtaaaatagagatgatggTATATTTAAGTGTTCTGGATATGTAACTGGTACGTAGTAAGGGCTTGATAAATGTCAgccatgctgctgctgctgatgtaTTGAAGTGTCCTGATCCCTGATGAGGGGGGCAGGGGAAAGAGCAGAGAAGTGAAAAACCAGCCCAGcccactgcctccctctctcctgggccTCATCAGCTTTGACCAGGTCATTTAATTAGCAAACCTTTGTTGAGAACGCACTGCATTCCAGGCCCTGTGATACCGGGGACAGAGCATGGAGCTTACCATcaagggcagaggaaggaaatgaagaaggtcATCGCGGGGGTGATGAGTGGACAGAAAGGAAACAGTGCTGTGTGGGGTTAGAGAAGGCCTTCTGGAAGAAGTGAGGAGCTGGCTcatggggaggggaaaggaagagcatGAGATGGTAGGAGGTAGGAGGCTCAGCGTGTGGGAAGGCCAGGAGGAATAAGAGGCCATGGCAGTCCGAGGAACTGAGACGGGTTCTGCCAGGCTGCAGTTGAGGAAGCAGCGCAAGGGGCGCtagaggaggcagcagaggccGAGGCGGGCAGCTGGTGCACCTCAGTGAGGAGCCTCGACTTCAGCCCAAAGGGAGGGGAAGCTTTTGAGGGGCTTAAGCAGGGAGAGACCTGATCCAGTTGAGGTTTGTTGAGTGAGGGTCACTCCAGCCACCATGTGGAGATGGGATTGTGGGGCCAGTGTGGAAGTAGAGTCTCATTAGGAGGCTGAGGCTGCCAGTGACAGGACTTTGGCTTGGGTGGCAGCAGTGGGGATGGATGGGAGAGTTAGCCCACAGACAGGCCAGGACTCGACCACTGATTAGATGTGGGGCGAGGGAGGCCTGGGGATGACATAGGTCTTTCCGATCAGCCCTCTCACTCTGCGGGTCTTCACAGCTCTTGGAGGTTGGACCGTCACTCTCATTTGTCACATTAAGAAAGCAAGAGGtccagtgacttgcccagggtacAAATACTACGACTGCCTGCCTCACTACCCACAAGAGGGGACTCAGGAGGCAGGAAGATGCAGAGCCGCAGCAGATGCGGGCAGGCTGGGCGGCACTGATCACTGGTAAACCTTCCGCAACTGGCTCTCCGGAAAAAAACACAGCACCCTAATTTGAGCATTGGATAATTTTCCTGCTGTATATATTCCCACAGTGGCCAATTTCAGGCTGCCAACATGAAgtcactgaacacagagttgAGAAGCACACcattatatagtatttctatCTTATACATTCAACAGACATAACCTCCAGAGCACAGGTAAttgtaaaatgtagtaaaataattaggaagtgatgagttttggggatctattacctttgtttttaatataatttattgacTTGTAGATTTATATAATTTAGtatttaataatggctgtttttaATAACCAGtttacaaaattcctgaaaacttaGCAATTTACTTCAGCATACCACTGCTGGGGGCTCTCCACAGAGGAGAACTCCCACCATCTGGATGTAAGGGGGAGTTCCAGGTAAAGTTGTGTGGAAACTACAAGCCTATCCCTCCCCACTCAGGTGATATTTTGGTGCCTTAATGAAGAGTCAGATTTTGAAGTGGCCTTCAGCTTGGGGGCCACTGGCGTCATGACCGATTACCCCACAGCCTTGAGGCGCTACCTGGACAACCAACGAGCAGCTGCCAGGGCCTCCTAAGCCTGgtgccctctccctctcttctatttctcttccccaataaatattttcttttcagtcatGTCTTTGTGCTTGGGGGACAGAGTTGGGGAGATCCTAGACTGCAAAGATGGCAGTTTAGGGCAGACGAGGCCAGCCTAGGGCCAGAGTCTGGGCCCCTAACCAGCCTGACCCACTGGTTCCACCACATTCCAGACCTAGAGTAGAACCACACCCTGTGGCAGCCTGGCCTCCACTCTCCTCAGGAATGTCCCTTGCAGGAGCAAGGCCCCTTACCCCTTCAGAGCCACAGATAATGATTCCATTCTCCTGAGGCCACTAAGAGCCCCAGGCACACAGCAAGGGGCTTGACTTGCCCCTGTGGGCCTGTCAGCTGGCTGCAGAGGGTGGGGATGGCTGGGACAGCGCCCAGGTGCTTCCTCAGACATTCCAACCTTCCATTCCCGGGTCTCCTACTCCAGACCCCAAATTCCTCAGCCCTTTCCAGCCCGCgtactttattcatttaatgaatgACGTATTTCACAAAAAGTAGTCGTTTATTGACTACTCTAGGCCAGGCTGGGGAGTGGGGCCACTGCAGGGAACAAGACTAGTATGGCAGACGTGtttaaacagacattttcaaCTGAGTTCagaggtgagaaagagaaaggaggaagaccACAACAGACATGTAACCCTGCCTGGAAGGCAGGGACAACAGAGAAGGCTGCCTGAAGGAGGTGATGCTCAACAGTAGGAGCTGGCTTGTTCTGAGGCTCTGGCTCCCAGGGGAATGACACAGATGGACACCTTTAGCTCTTCCATTCCAAGAGTCTGTGCCTGGTGCTATGGCAAAGTCCGTGGAATCAGACAAAAGTGAGAATCCTGACTTTGCCTCTTACTAGCTGGTTAACTTCCGGAGAGCCGCtacacctctctgaacctcagttccccGGTAAAAATGGGAACAATAGCAGAAGCTGCTTCATAGGATTGCTGCAGGGATTAAGAGAGAGGGGCACCGGCGGCGGGTAAACGCAGATAGTTGACTATTTCCCGGGGGCGTGCGTCCAAACGCCATCCTCCTCCTAAACCCACACGAGGTCAGGAACCTCAGATCCTTGCCCCCTCAAGGACCGCGGGACGCCAGGGCGGCCGGCCGCCCGGGTTACCGGCCGCAGCCGCATTTCCGGGCCGGCGGGAGCCGGGAGCAGGGGGAAGGGCAGCCCAGGCCCGCACCGGCCGCTGTGTGACGCGCCCCCTCATTTGCATGCTGCGCGCCGATTGGCCGCGGCGGCCGCCGGGACCAAAggccggccccctccccctcccgccgCAGCCGCGGCAGCAGCTGGTCTCGGTGTAAACAAGTCGCGGCGGCTGCGATCCTgggccggggggtgggggggacggCGCCCACCAGGAGCGCCCCCTACACCCAGGCCAGGCCACCTCGGCGGACCGGGCCCCCGCGCGCCCAGGCGAGGTGAGGCCCGCATCGTCAGCGCTGCGCGTCGCCCCGCGCCCGCGCCCAGCCAGCGAGGACTGTCCCCTTCCCCCGgcgcccgccccccacccctacGCTCCAGGTGAGCCCCGGGGTGTCAGGTAAGGTTCCTCGATGCAGGTAAGATCTCCTCGACATAGACGAGGCCTCAGCGTCCCCGGATAAGAGCCCCTCTTCTCATTGAGgcctcctgccttctccaggtGAGGGACCCTCTCCCCAGGTGAACTCCCTGTATGAAGCCCCCCCCTTTGCCCAGCAGTTCAGATGAGGTCCTAGGGACCATCCAATTCCTAACCCCTCCATGCTCCCCCTAAACGAAGAACTGACGGCTCATCCATGCTAAAGCCCCTTCCTCCGACTTCAATTGCCAGGCCagcaggggtggggctgaaagcaGGTGGGTGACTCATCCTGTGCTCctcctagcctcagtttccctattgaTGCAACTCCAGGCCTCCTCAGTGAGTCAAAACGGAGATGGTAGTAGCCCCTGGAGAGGCTGctggctctggggagaggagacagCAGCCAAGTGTGACAGAGTCCCAGTGGCCCTGGGTGTGCTTGTATGTGTGTGGCCCAGGTCCTGACAGCCCACTCACTTCCTCCCTGCAGGCACTgggctccctctgctccccttGGGCTGCTCCCCGCGTGGGGCCACTGCCCCCGGCCCCCGCCATGGTGCGGATTTCAAAGCCCAAGACGTTTCAGGCCTACCTGGATGATTGTCACCGGAGGTATAGCTGTGCCCACTGCCGCGCTCACCTGGCCAACCACGACGACCTCATCTCCAAGGTAACCAGGTCACAGTTGGGGCTGGAATGGGAGGCTAGAGGGGCTGCCTGGAAGCTCCCCACCAATAGCCTTGACccccccttttctctccctccccacctttaGTCCTTCCAGGGCAGTCAGGGGCGTGCCTATCTCTTCAACTCTGTGTGAGTATTTggcctcccttctttctttccttgaccTCTGTTGTGACCTGTGACCCCTGGCATCATGCTAAGACTCCTAGAGTCCCCTGGTTCAGGCAGGAAGCTGTTATTGCCCTTTTCTTGGATGCTAAGGACAGACACAGTTGGATACAAGATAGAGGGGGGCCTTCTGATGGCGGGACCCTCCCTGGGACTGCCCCCATG
This region of Equus quagga isolate Etosha38 chromosome 7, UCLA_HA_Equagga_1.0, whole genome shotgun sequence genomic DNA includes:
- the GDPD3 gene encoding lysophospholipase D GDPD3 isoform X2; its protein translation is MARGSVLYTLATHTSGRGNVMADLVLGDLIAHCGQGQRGAGIYEGSRGMRATAAWPLLLPLPHPQLSPAAWPQASSRLSRSQGRGSSQRWSQPISARQSERQHSPSGTAELTAVSAWRGSMAMSPLLYYALPALGSYVVISMFFLRRPHLLHTPWVPAFFPRLGAHRGGSGERLENTMEAMENSVAQRADLLELDCQLTRDGVVVVSHDENLSRQSGVNRDVGSLDFEELPLYKEELEVYFSPGHFAHGSDRHMTRLEDVFQRFPRMPMSLEIAGLVTRFDRCEITIWASEKSSIMKKCRAANPEMPFSFTISRGFRLLLLYYLGLLPFIPIPERFLICFLPTIINRTYFPFSSPGLNQLAAVLSKWFIMRKSLIQHLEQRGVQVIFWCLNEESDFEVAFSLGATGVMTDYPTALRRYLDNQRAAARAS
- the GDPD3 gene encoding lysophospholipase D GDPD3 isoform X1, which codes for MARGSVLYTLATHTSGRGNVMADLVLGDLIAHCGQGQRGAGIYEGSRGMRATAAWPLLLPLPHPQLSPAAWPQASSRLSRSQGRGSSQRWSQPISARQSERQHSPSGTAELTAVSAWRGSMAMSPLLYYALPALGSYVVISMFFLRRPHLLHTPWVPAFFPRLGAHRGGSGERLENTMEAMENSVAQRADLLELDCQLTRDGVVVVSHDENLSRQSGVNRDVGSLDFEELPLYKEELEVYFSPGHFAHGSDRHMTRLEDVFQRFPRMPMSLEVKGENVELIHKIAGLVTRFDRCEITIWASEKSSIMKKCRAANPEMPFSFTISRGFRLLLLYYLGLLPFIPIPERFLICFLPTIINRTYFPFSSPGLNQLAAVLSKWFIMRKSLIQHLEQRGVQVIFWCLNEESDFEVAFSLGATGVMTDYPTALRRYLDNQRAAARAS
- the GDPD3 gene encoding lysophospholipase D GDPD3 isoform X3, giving the protein MARGSVLYTLATHTSGRGNVMADLVLGDLIAHCGQGQRGAGIYEGSRGMRATAAWPLLLPLPHPQLSPAAWPQASSRLSRSQGRGSSQRWSQPISARQSERQHSPSGTAELTAVSAWRGSMAMSPLLYYALPALGSYVVISMFFLRRPHLLHTPWVPAFFPRLGAHRGGSGERLENTMEAMENSVAQRADLLELDCQLTRDGVVVVSHDENLSRQSGVNRDVGSLDFEELPLYKEELEVYFSPGHFAHGSDRHMTRLEDVFQRFPRMPMSLEVKGENVELIHKIAGLVTRFDRCEITIWASEKSSIMKKCRAANPEMPFSFTISRGFRLLLLYYLGLLPFIPIPERFLICFLPTIINRTYFPFSSPGLNQLAAVLSKWFIMRKSLIQHLEQRGVQWPISGCQHEVTEHRVEKHTII